The genomic window CCTGAAAAATGCTCCTCATGCATTAAATGGGGATAGGAAGGCATAAAAGCATGTCTGAATCCAATGTTGACATAAAATCTTGTCTAGTTGGATGCCTTCATCTGATTGATTTTTGAAGGCAGAATAGATGTATCCGTTGCTGCCTAAGATATCCTATTATTCtgttttattcaaaataatacaaatgacaTCTGACAGAgcagttgaaaaaaataaaaacatttaatgtcattttttttttcattttacattttttatattttcttatgttTCTATTTCTTGAGAAATAAGATAACCTGATTTTTTTAGATTAGAGATGACATTATAATGCCTTGGAAGTCAGTGTGAAACCAGTTTCGCCTAGGTGCATTCACATACAGCCAGTCAATGGGCCTTTCACTGCCAATCAAATTTGAGAAAGCTGTGCTTCTAGCTTTCagtttgcatattttattaactcagcCAGATAGAcagcaataacacacacacaaaatctacCAGAACcaacattaaataaaatctcATGCATGCAATTCTATTCCACCTATTCCACCTATAAAAGCCTGGGCCTTTTAATTAATTTCCACAGAGtagcccccccaccccccacccccaccccgtGCACAAGCCTGTCAACAGGGTGGTCAAATGCTGATGATTTTTTATTTAGCTTTGGCACATCTGGCTGTTTTCAGTGGCTACACGTCCTCAGTGCTTGGGTCTAAATGTATGCTGTGATGGAATTGGAGTATGGGAGCATCCCtgatttcatctctctctctatcgctttTTGAATCTGGATAAAGTCCTGAATctggaaggaaaatgatgtaaAACAAATTTAGCTTTTTACTAGAGCAATAATGGAGTTTAAAAATTAGCATGTCACACTTCATCACACATTGCTGTAACTTTTAAAactttactgttactatactGTAGTGTTAATATAAATTGTTTCAATTTGTATCTAATTCAATTATAAAGAAATGGGCTGTGAATTACTTCACAGACAAATATTGGTTTATTCTAAGATTCATTCCAAGTATTTTATGTATTGTTCACCTTTTCCAACTGCTCAAAGGCATTCTCAACATCCACAGTTTCTTTGCTAATCAAGCGATAAAGGTTAAGGATTGTGTACAGTATCTGACCCAATAGGAGTGTATCTTTTGCTGCAGTGGATTGGATGTGCTTCATTTTTGATTCCTGTAGAACACATTATCTTTCTATTATCTTGGGAGATGAAATTATTCAGAATAGTGCCACAGTAACgtctgttagtgtgtgtgtacatacccATTTTAATGCTTCCGAACGTATGCTGTCTAGCTGTGCCTGAAGCTGGTACAATGTGTTGGTATAGTGCAGAATAAGAGATTTCTGTTCATTTAAGTACTGTCTGTGTTCCAGCCTCcttctctctgtttctttctctattgcattttgtttttccaGTAAGTGTTCACGCATTGTCCGTAGTGTTTCAAAACGGGCAATGAATTGATCAGCATTCACAAACTCAAATGTGATAAACAAAaggaagagagaggaaaaaatatgAGCATTATTAATGCAACATTTTAGATGAAGTTCTGGCAGAATGGTAAGATGCAAGATAAATGAAACAGAATTCAACAATGTAACTGTTTGCTGACTACTGGGCCAAGCTTCATATCAGACATGTACACAAGCACATCCAGTACATTGTACAGTTTGTAAAAGTTCATCTATGTTGTCCtcaatcataaaataaaacacacacacacacacacacacacacacacacacacacattatctgtaatgacatgttttgtgttttgtggaTTTCAGCCCATGTCTGTCTGCTTGAAAAATATCTatatgtgctgagtgactccagccaggtctcctaggcaacgaaattggcccagttgctagggagggtagaatcacatggagtaacctcctcgtagtctctataatgtggttcgttcttggtggggcgcgtggtgagttgagcgtggatgctgcgTGAAGACTCCAGCAatgagctcaacaagccacgtgataagatgcgcaggttgacggtctcagacgcaaaggcagctgggatttgtcctccgccacccggattgaggcgagtcactacgcgacCACGCAGACTTAAAaccgcattgggaattgggcattccaaattgattgaaaaaggggaaaaatatcTATGTGCTACTGTACTCCTAAAAGTTCactaaattaactttaaaaaaatggggaataaatgcatttataatgtataGTCTTTCTATTCTCGATAaactgaccaaaaatattgatgactaatCTTGTTCACAGGGCATTTACAAGTAAAATGTATACATCTAGTAAAATGCTCTTTTAGACAGAGAATGTCACCTTCCCCTAATAAAAACATCAGTGTTTAGCAAAGCTGAATATTTCTCTACTGAACAAGTTTTTTTTACCTCATCTGCCTCATCATTAAGAAAATGCCAATCAATCTACACACTAGCTGTAGACCGATATATCCtttttacagattaatctgtgGTAATAGCTGATTtttataacttttaaaaatgtatgctgatattttattttattcctctgtgttcctctgataattaagttttttaaattgaagcaAGGGCATGTGAAGAAAATTGTGACTATGGAAACATCACTcgtcagcacatacattgtgtcttCAACTTtatatattgtgaataataataatataggctataaaaagctacATTTGGTGaatattaaatatagagcattgtaccGAAGCCAAGTCTccatcatttgaaaataaaagtccCTGATGCATTTCAGGCTTCAttagtgttaaagggatagttcaccctaaaaatgaaaattctctcatcatttactcacccttatgccatcccagatgtgtatgactgtctttcttcagcagaaaacaaaacgCTAGGTATGTGTATGAAAtagatacattttacaaattttactAAAAATGTTCCCTTCAAGCAAGCTCGTTTATGAGGGTGGTGTTCAAACTGCTTCTAACATGACGTAAGCGCGCTAGCCTCCTCTGCTTTGATACGTAgataccttattagcagctgtttctatggGTCATgatactgtttccacacaaaagcaagCCTCCACTTACTTGCATTCAAActgattcaaacagctctccttgttgaccaTTCCAAGATGGCACCGCAGTTGACATATCCAAACCGAGTCGAATGAGGCATCTTTGTATGAATCTCTAtgctctgttgtaaacaacaaaGAGCTtccatatattttcatatttcatgCGTCAGATCTCACATGAACTTGCCAACGCGCTTACATCACGTGAGAGGCTGTGTGACCTCGACTCTAgtgaattttttgtaaaaaaacaaagtcTAAAATATTGATCAATTACTTTCACACACCTAGCGTTTCAACATTAACTAATCCTTTGGAGTCttaatgattacttttatgatggctatatgtgctttttggagcttcaaatatttggcacccattcacctgcattttaaggatgtacagagctgagatagtcttctaaaaatctttgtttgtgttctgctgatgaaagactgttatacacatctgggatggcatgagattaAATagtgaaagaattttcatttttgggtgaactattccccaAAATATTATGTTATGTACCCaaacttctttttttattattattgggattttagttgaaaaataaactgcatctgggattttattcattttggacactGGACTCTGTCTGTGCCGACTAAGAAAATGTTGTAACATTCTTTGAATTGATTTTAGAAACTTTTGGCCAATTACTGGGTTATCTGCCCTTtttaccaccttagttatcgtatcggcaaaatccactatcagtcaaaCTCTACTATACACAAGTCCTATAGAAAAAAACAGAATACAAACTGAAGAGATCTGACCAAATGGCAAGACCCACAGAACTGCTTCGTCCTTAGGTTTAGTTACTATAAGTTAATTAAAGTTAAGTTAGTTAGTTACTATAAGTTATGTATAGAATATTTCACTCTCCACATTCAGTGAAGCAGATGAACCATGGGGAATATCTCAGCAGTTTCTCTGAGATGTGCACGTTTTTTCAGTACCTCTATCTTTATGGAGACAACAATTGTCAATTTTTATCACTACCTGTCCAGACCGCTTAACAGCATTTTCTATCAAACGTTGGTAGATGCTGGATTTATTGGCACGAGCCTCCAGTTCCTCTTTTTGAGCCAACAGGCCATCAAGTTTCATCTTTAGCCTTTCAATCTCCTGTTCTTTCTGCCTGGTCTGAGCTCTCTCTGACTCTGCTTTCTTTATGGCTCGAGACCGTTTGGCGTCATTTTccttgagagaaagagaaaaaaacagaaacatttatgaGAACAAGCCAATTTATAAGCAATCACCATATCCATCCCTGTCCAAGCGGGTGTTTCGGTATGTTGCCTTACTTTGATAAACTTGTCATAATGCAGTACAGATTCTTTCAGTTTCTTCTCTTCTTTTGCCATTTCTTCTTTCTTCTGTCTGACTCTCTCCAGCTCCATCTCAAACTCCTGACACAATAACACATTAAACGGAGAGCGATAAAAAGAATAACCGTCCAGCATTTAATCGTAATCATCATGTTTTTTAAACTGGAAATGTTTAGATTTTTCACTACAGTCACCTTTTTCTGAGCTTCCAGTGCTTTGTCCATGCTCGCGCTCTCCGCGCGCTTCTCTAAATGTCGCAAGGCCATCGATTTTAAATCATTCTCGTTCTGTGACGGATTTCTAAGAAACAGGTTTATACAATATCAGTCTCTGAGTAACCTGCAATGAACCCCGAACCTCTCCACTGTACAAACACCAGGGCTAAAGTTCTCTGCATTTCAAATACTTACTTTAATTTTGAATCCCAATTGTATAATAACATAACACGCAATATTTTGACAGTAATGTAAGAATTGATAAatcatatatctatatctatatatacatatatatatttacattgagaGTTTCGACTCGAAAACCGTCCGAAAGTAATCCTCCAAATTCAAACTCATGGTTTCTGTCTGTAGTCAGACTCGCAAAAGCTCCAGTGAACTCCAACGAgaaagaaggaaaactttgtttGCGTCTGTCGTTTCCATGGCAACAAATAAGGAGAAAGTCAACGTTTTTGCTTTGTTGCCCTACGGTGGCAAAATCATTTTCCGATTTATTGgctttaacaattttttatttttttttaattatccaaAATCATTGGTTAATTTACAAAGATCTGTGGATCACTGTTACCGAGAAATAAATTTTTGTCcgtgattgttttttgttttttaaggaatagttcgccctcatgccatccaagatgtgtatgacttacacaTCTTGGTATAACATCTTCTCCAAGAAGAATATTTCCACTCTCTAGGTCCAATGGGACAGAATTGTAAAgctccataaaagtaatccatatgactccagtggtttaatcgatgtcttcagaatcgatatgatagttgtgggtgagaaacagatcaacattttagtccttttttactataaatctcaacttttacCAGCCTACCTTTGTGCTTTCACAAAAGGACAGAGTTCTTTTTCCTctgttttttggcgattcgcattcttcgtgcatattgccacctaatgggcagggaggagaaagaaaaagagagggataaaggaaagTTAAAGTATGAATCaatcatatttgcacaacagcccagtagatggtgatatccacgaagaatgcaaatctgcAAATAACagaagagaacctctcgtgaataTGCATATGAGGGCTGTTTGAAAagtagatttattgtaaaaataaaaaaaattaaaaaaagggcttaaatattgatcagttttacaccgacacctatcatatcacttctgaagacagtgAAACACTATACAGCATATGTGCAACTCTTCAATCTATCTCAGTTCAATTTCTTAGTACTCCGGTTcataaaaataaggctgggcatagaaatgcgtCTATTCTTCGAATTAAAACTCTTAAAAAAATGTACGTTTGCAAGTTTGGTTCTTTAGTTTGTGTGTAGCTGtgctgtgttttttgttgttaatatCTATGTGGTGGTCCGATTGTACCATGCAAGCAAGGTTTTGCCTGAACGCCACATCTCGCAAGTTGGGGCTGCATAATTGTACGTATCCACTGGTACGTTTTGAGCGTAGCTGTTGATTAATTATGGGAGTCAAGCACCAGGCCTGCGAGTTGGATTGTGGGATTGACAGCGGTGCGGAGAAAACATTAGGGTGGTCGAGAACATCAAAAAGTCCAGAAATGCTCAACTTGCTCAAGTAAGAAGCCGAAAATGCCAGGCGCCAGGCAATGAAAGCAGTGACGTCTGTAAAAAGACCAGCAAAATTTGATACGTAATTCTGCTGGATTCAGTGTTGTAATCACATCATTACATTTAATTCAGACTTCAAACAGACCTCAAAGGAAGATTGCATGCATTCAAGCTGGCATCTTCCCAAATGTAACTAGCGCATATATACAGTAAGATGATATCATTGCTCATTTATACAATAATAGACAATACACACTCACTTTACATGTTACAAACATGCCCCAATGTGACAGTTCTCTAGCATTGAGAGCGTTGTTGAGTTGATTTTTCCATGCCGGTGGACAGCTGCTCTTGTGCACTCTCATGAGCATGCAGGAAAGcaataatatatcaatattttcacAAATGGATTTATTGGCACGAGCCTCCAGTTCCTCTTTTTGAGCCAAcaattttgtttctcaccaaaccttattgtaatactctttttataatttcattatctTCCTTGAAGTCctctgataatgttagtaaaaatttttttttaaatgtcaccaaaagtgtcataattttgtaatatatgagaATTTTCCACACATCTATCTGACAAGCTTGATTTTTGTCTCAgctcctcctttaaacttcaatgtaaacgatCTCTGTTGAAACACAATCGGAAGAGAATAAGCAAGCACCAAAAcattagaaatgtacatttcaccACTGCAAAGAATGCAAAAGAAGTGCTGCACAGGGTGTAAAATCTCGGTGCTCTTTGGTTGCTTGGGATAATTAAGCTCAAAATCAAAAAATCAAATATTCCAAGGCACTCGAATTGTATAGaaaagttaaaaagcctttattaaatcATGGCTTTTAGAAGTAAAATTGGTGACAGATACACCTACGCGTTGCGGCTTTTCACAGTTTGCACTTAACACACTTTCAACGCATTGCTTTCAAATATATGACActattcatctcaagcacaactgttaacactcacaccctgtctacaccggacactataatcaatgatgctgtctaccatggaagcatcCATTGAGGTGTGTCACtccaacagtaaacaaacagttGTCCCATTCCCTGCCAACAACGCAAAGAAACATTTCAGAAAGTTTATGTTGATGCACCCGGTGTTGACAGCCTCAAGCCGTAGCGTCTCATCTCGTCAACAGACGCACGCGCCTGGTGTAGACAGCATGTCAGCAGCATAAACAATCATGTCATTTGAAATATTAACGTATGGAactttttaattacaattttgacCGGTCCAGTGTTTTTAACAGCCCCATATCCTTCTGTGACAATTCCTTCGTTATATGACTGCTTCACAAGACACATACATCCAGTTTATCATCCTGTACTGAGGTGCACACTGCtggaaacaaatcaaaacattcaAAGATGTCTATATATTGAGTTTTTAcatatacaccaacaattaaaaatagcgctgATAGGCAAACAAACTGTTTGTTGAGCAGTTTAAGCAACAAAACAACAGGAGCCACAGCAGCTGATGAAACACATCTTCTCTAGAGAGTtgaa from Xyrauchen texanus isolate HMW12.3.18 chromosome 3, RBS_HiC_50CHRs, whole genome shotgun sequence includes these protein-coding regions:
- the cfap73 gene encoding coiled-coil domain-containing protein 42 homolog, whose protein sequence is MSLNLEDYFRTVFESKLSINPSQNENDLKSMALRHLEKRAESASMDKALEAQKKEFEMELERVRQKKEEMAKEEKKLKESVLHYDKFIKENDAKRSRAIKKAESERAQTRQKEQEIERLKMKLDGLLAQKEELEARANKSSIYQRLIENAVKRSGQFVNADQFIARFETLRTMREHLLEKQNAIEKETERRRLEHRQYLNEQKSLILHYTNTLYQLQAQLDSIRSEALKWESKMKHIQSTAAKDTLLLGQILYTILNLYRLISKETVDVENAFEQLEKIQDFIQIQKAIEREMKSGMLPYSNSITAYI